TCACAATAAAAACTGCTGCGTCCAGGTCTTTTTTAAAAGTAGACACCAATTTTGAAACTGCAGAAAGTCCGCCAGCGGAAGTTCCTATAGTAATGATATTTTTCACTTCTGTCTCCATACGCTTTGAATTGAATTTTTATACTGAGAGTTCAGGAGTATTGTCAAATGTAATAGTTACTGTCAGGCCTTTTTTTGAATTCTCAAACTTAATCTTTCCATTTAACAGGTATACTCTGTTTCTGATCCCGCTTAATCCCGAACCCGTGTTATTTTCCTGATCGTGCGGCTGACTGAGACCTGTTCCATTATCAGATACCCGGATAGATACTCTATTGTTTTTTAAACAGACACTGATCTCTGCATGACTTGCTTTTGAATGTTTAATACAGTTATTGACTAATTCCTGTATCATTCTGAAAATATACAATTGTACGTCAGGGTGTAGAGTATCTGCAGTTCTATCGATATAGGTATCAATCTGAAAATGAACTGTACTGGTACGCTGCGCCATTTCCTTTATTCCTGCAACAAAACCAAAATCTTTCAGTACTGATGGAGTTAGTTCATAGGAAATCTGTCTTGTCTCTTTAATTGCCTGATCAAGAAGCTGTTTAACATTCTTAAACTCACCCTTCAGCGAATTACTTCTTTCTACACTTTCCAGATTTAACTTTATTCCATAAAGTAATTGACAGACACTGTCATGCAAAGCGCTGCTGATGCTGTTACGTTCTTTCTCCTGTGCGGTGAGCGTTGCCGAAAGAACCAGTTTCTGCTGATCATTCTTTAAAATGGCAGCCTCCTGTTCCAATCGTTTTCGTTCTGTAATATCGGTTAAGATCCCTGCAAAATACCCTGACTCTTCCGGTATTTTAATCTCATGCCCTTTTACAGCTATATATCTGAAACTATTATCAATGTCCCCGATTCTGAATTCCAGATCTATATCTTTTATGCCATGCACAGCGCTGATCAGCTGGTTACCTACCTGCTTCTGGTCATCAGGATGAATAAGTTCGATCAATCCGGTAATTGTTCCGTTGAATGATGTACTACTTACCCCCATAATATTAAAACTATGTGTATCCAGGAAAACAGTATTGGATGCACAACCAATAGTCCAGGTACCTGTAGCTGAAGCCTTAAGGGTCATTTCCAACCGGTCTTTTGTTTCTTTTAAAACCTGCTGGGCATTACGGCTTTCAGTAATATCAATAATTGCAATATAGTATTTGACTTCAGTTACAATTATACTTGATACCGCACGTCCTTCCATACGGGCGTAAATAAACTGATCATCAATAAGTTTTAACTTAACTTCAGCAGTTTGTTTATGATCATTGTATTGCAGCCTGTGAAGAAAATTATAAAAATCTTCCCAGGACTGCGGCGAAATAAAACTCTGAAATCTTTTATGAAGAATGGTTTGTCTGGGTATATTAAGCAGGTCTACCGCATTCTGGTTAACTTCTTCTACTATGCCCAGATAATCCAGAATAAAATAACTTACGGGTGCCAGGTTATACAGACCAACAAATTTAGCTCTTTCCCGATCCAGCGTTGCATAGGAAGCTTTCAGTTCATCATTCTGCATCTCCAGCTCCAGCTGATAGACCTGAAGTTCATTAAGCAAAACATTAACATCATCAGGAGTCAGTCTTGTCTTCGCAGAAAAATCTTCATTCTTATATTTAAGCTTTCCTGATAACTTACTGATTAATGATATACTATTTTCTCTTTCTGAACTATGATCTTTATCCACTGCTTTGATTTCTAAAAGTGATTAATGATATCAAACCTACTTCTGATTCGGCCTTATTGACCGGCTGACTCTTTACAAACATATCTTTTAGCCCTAAACCCTGAAAACTATGCTGAATAAACATTTCTGTCGCTTCGGTCTCCAACAGCAGCTTATCGAGCTTATTTGTTTTCCATTTGTTGTGAACAATCTCCATGAAAGATTGTTCTAGAATTTCATCTTCCTTTAAATTAAATTTCTGTAAAAACTGGTTATTGGCAACCAGAACTTTTCGGTCTCTGTCCAGTACTACCGCAGCTTCAGAATTCAGGTTGATCATACCTTTTGCATAGTTAAGTAAAGATATTAATCTGTTCTCCATTGCTTTTACCGGGGTAATTTTAGTAAAAGTAACTACAGCGCCGCTTATAAAATTATCCATTGTGCGGTAAGGCATGATCCTTAAATTATACCACTCGTCTTTTTTCGTTGTAACCTCCAGCTCTTTCCCGGCCAGTTTTTCAATTACTTCTTTGATTGAATCTTCCAGGGAAGGATAATCAAAATTGGAAACGATATGGGTAATAGATCTGCCTACATCACTTGGAATAACATTAAACAGTTTAGTGACCTGAGGAGTAAAACGAACAATATTAAGCTGGTTATCCAGAAATATAGTCCCGATTTCAGTATTATCCAGCAGGTTTTTCATATCATTATTCAGCTGAGTTAATTCCTCTGCTTTATTCTGATACTGGAGATTGATGGTCATGAGCTCTTCATTCAGCGACTGCATTTCCTCTTTGGTAGTCAGGGCTTCTTCGTTAGTACTCTGTAATTCTTCATTGGTACTCTGCAGCTCTTCATTGGTAGATTTCAATTCTTCCAGCGAGGTTTCCATCTGCTCAATAGTACTGTGTAACTGTTGTTTGGTATAAATCAGCTCTTTTTCCAGCTCCTCTACCGCTCCCTCTCTTGATGGATCTATATTAAGGCCTTTGGTCACTCTCTTTTTCTTGAGCGGTCCCAGATCATAAAAGGTTACCAGCAGCAAATCCTGCAACGGCAACTCTGTCATGTAGGTGACCTTAAAACGCACCAGGTAAACCCCGTTTTCTTCCTTAATCTTTATATCAGAAACCTCTATATTCTCTTTTTGCTCCCAAACCTGATGCAGAGCATTCCCCAGGGCATATTTAAGTTCTTCTCTGGCCAGCCTGTGAATATTGAATATGGCCTCACCAGAGTTAATCTGCATAAACTTTGAGGTTTTACCATTAATATAAAGGATATCGCCACGTTCATTCAATAATAACGATGTTGGCGTATAGTTTTCCAGCAGGACTTTATGAAAAGTTTCTACTAAAGGATTCTTAATGTTTTTAACCGGCAGCTGCATCTTCACATTTTTATTATGCTGATTGGCAACATGAAATGGAAAATCAAGCATATTCCCGAGAGAAGCACCTTCTTTACGCTGGAAAAGCTTCCATTTCGTATCTAAGTTAGTAAAGCTATCATGAAAAGTCCCTACAGATTCTGCCGGGCCAAGGAATAAAAGCCCATTAGGATTCAGAGAATAATGAAAAACAGGAATGATTTTTTTCTGCAGCTCTGAAGTAAGATATATCATCACATTTCTGCAGCATAATAAATCCAGGCGTGTGAATGGTGCATCCTTAATGAGGTTATGCTGGGCAAATACAATCATTTCCCGAACCTCTTTTTTTACAATATATCCGTCATTCACCTTAACAAAAAATCGTTCCAGTCTTTCAGGAGATACTTCTGAACTTATATTGGCAAAGTAATTTCCAGACCGGGCATGATCAATAGCAATAGGATCAAGATCTGTGGCAAAGATCTGCAGTTTTGGTACTCTGTCTATCTTTGCTGATTCGAAATATTCTATTAGTAATATCGCAATAGAATAAGCTTCTTCACCTGTAGAACAACCTGCTACCCAGACACGAATAGGATCACCGATACCTCTGTTAGCCAGGTGGGCATATAATTTACTTTTTAAAACTTCGAATGCACTGTGATCTCTGAAAAACTTGGTTACACCTATTAGTAATTCATTAAATAATAAAGCTATTTCGTTAGGATTTTCTCTCAGGTAATTGATATAGTCTACATAATCATGTAATTGATTAATGGCTATTCTCCTTTCAATTCTTCTGATAATTGTATTTTTCTTATACAATGTAAAATCATGACCTGTATGGGAACGCAACAGCATTAATATCTTTTGCAGATGTGTCTGGTTAGTATTATTCATCGCAATATCATCAGCCGACTTAGCGTCCATTAATGCCGGATGATTAATATACTGTATCAGTTTTACGGGCATATCTTCAGGAGCAAGTACATAATCCACCATGTTGGATTTTATAGCTGCATTAGGCATACTCGGATATTCAGCTGTCGCCGGATCCTGTACCATTGCCATCCCTAACTTTTCCTTGATCATTCTCACACCGGTTTCTCCATCGGCACCCATTCCCGAAAAAATAATAGAAACAGCATTGCCCCACTGGTCTTCGGCAAGACTCTGCAAAAAATAATCAATAGACATGTGTGCACCTTTATAACGGGAAGCTTCCATTAACAATAAACGTCCGTTGTGTATACCCATATCTTTACCCGGAGGAATAACATAAATATGATCCGGTTCAACCTGCGTACCATCTGTTGCTTCATCGATAATCATAGATGACACCGGCCGAAGCATGGCTGCCACATTAATATGATGGGAATTATCGAGGTGCATAATAATCACAAATGCCATCCCGCTTTTGACCGGCATATGTAAAAAGAACTTTTCAAAAGCATGAAATGAACCTGCAGACCCACCCATCCCGATGATTGGGAAAGATGATTTATTTTGTTCGGTTGTTTTTGATTTGGATGTTTGTGGAATCATTATTTTTCTCTCAATAAATCTTATAAAGCTAAAATAAAGTTGCTAGTTTCCGGTTACAAAAATATATTAAAAGATAAACTTATTAAATCAATTTTGCATGAATCATCGCTAAATCGTTATTATTCTGTCAATTGACATCGGGTGAATCCTGCTCTTTTTTTTGTGAAATTTATCTCTGACAGGAAATACAAACAGGTATCCACCCGGATGAAAAAAATAATATAACAACAGATTACTTAATCGTAAGATTTAATTTCCTTTGGAAAGCATTGTTGATTGATCACTATAAGATATGGTATGGAGAAGTTTGCGGTGATTACTCTTGCCGGTTGCAGCATGCCTGATCAGGCGAAACATAGCAGTGTAAGTGTCATCCCAGGATAAAGTCCGGACAGTATCAGTATAGGGATCCACACATGGAAACGAATGTACATTGGCATGAAAAGTTTTCCTGTTATCATGCTGTGAATATCCTTGTGTAAAAACAAGATCAGCCTTTTCGACCAGTTTCTTTTCTAAGATGGTCATCTCCTCTGGTGAACGC
This portion of the Pedobacter lusitanus genome encodes:
- a CDS encoding PAS domain-containing sensor histidine kinase — protein: MDKDHSSERENSISLISKLSGKLKYKNEDFSAKTRLTPDDVNVLLNELQVYQLELEMQNDELKASYATLDRERAKFVGLYNLAPVSYFILDYLGIVEEVNQNAVDLLNIPRQTILHKRFQSFISPQSWEDFYNFLHRLQYNDHKQTAEVKLKLIDDQFIYARMEGRAVSSIIVTEVKYYIAIIDITESRNAQQVLKETKDRLEMTLKASATGTWTIGCASNTVFLDTHSFNIMGVSSTSFNGTITGLIELIHPDDQKQVGNQLISAVHGIKDIDLEFRIGDIDNSFRYIAVKGHEIKIPEESGYFAGILTDITERKRLEQEAAILKNDQQKLVLSATLTAQEKERNSISSALHDSVCQLLYGIKLNLESVERSNSLKGEFKNVKQLLDQAIKETRQISYELTPSVLKDFGFVAGIKEMAQRTSTVHFQIDTYIDRTADTLHPDVQLYIFRMIQELVNNCIKHSKASHAEISVCLKNNRVSIRVSDNGTGLSQPHDQENNTGSGLSGIRNRVYLLNGKIKFENSKKGLTVTITFDNTPELSV
- a CDS encoding CheR family methyltransferase, producing the protein MIPQTSKSKTTEQNKSSFPIIGMGGSAGSFHAFEKFFLHMPVKSGMAFVIIMHLDNSHHINVAAMLRPVSSMIIDEATDGTQVEPDHIYVIPPGKDMGIHNGRLLLMEASRYKGAHMSIDYFLQSLAEDQWGNAVSIIFSGMGADGETGVRMIKEKLGMAMVQDPATAEYPSMPNAAIKSNMVDYVLAPEDMPVKLIQYINHPALMDAKSADDIAMNNTNQTHLQKILMLLRSHTGHDFTLYKKNTIIRRIERRIAINQLHDYVDYINYLRENPNEIALLFNELLIGVTKFFRDHSAFEVLKSKLYAHLANRGIGDPIRVWVAGCSTGEEAYSIAILLIEYFESAKIDRVPKLQIFATDLDPIAIDHARSGNYFANISSEVSPERLERFFVKVNDGYIVKKEVREMIVFAQHNLIKDAPFTRLDLLCCRNVMIYLTSELQKKIIPVFHYSLNPNGLLFLGPAESVGTFHDSFTNLDTKWKLFQRKEGASLGNMLDFPFHVANQHNKNVKMQLPVKNIKNPLVETFHKVLLENYTPTSLLLNERGDILYINGKTSKFMQINSGEAIFNIHRLAREELKYALGNALHQVWEQKENIEVSDIKIKEENGVYLVRFKVTYMTELPLQDLLLVTFYDLGPLKKKRVTKGLNIDPSREGAVEELEKELIYTKQQLHSTIEQMETSLEELKSTNEELQSTNEELQSTNEEALTTKEEMQSLNEELMTINLQYQNKAEELTQLNNDMKNLLDNTEIGTIFLDNQLNIVRFTPQVTKLFNVIPSDVGRSITHIVSNFDYPSLEDSIKEVIEKLAGKELEVTTKKDEWYNLRIMPYRTMDNFISGAVVTFTKITPVKAMENRLISLLNYAKGMINLNSEAAVVLDRDRKVLVANNQFLQKFNLKEDEILEQSFMEIVHNKWKTNKLDKLLLETEATEMFIQHSFQGLGLKDMFVKSQPVNKAESEVGLISLITFRNQSSG